The genomic region GACCTGGGTTCGGACAGAGTCgggaagaaagggaaaaaagggaagaagaagaaacacccCAACCTGAGTGATCTGAAGCAGAGAGCCAACACGTCCCGCTCCAGGCTGGAGAAAAAAGTCCTCAGCAAGTACGTCACCTCCTGTCCCAGCGGGAACAGCTTTCTCTGAAAGCTCGGAGACACTGTCTCGCTTACAGTTCGAGCGATTGTGATTTAACAAAGTTTGCCATACTTTCTATAGCAGCACAGCGGTGGACTATGTAGATGCTGTATGAAGTGCATAGAATATGTACGATTGTAACAatgcagcttaaaaaaatcatataaggCAAAAAGAGACATGTAATGAGCTGCtccaaatgaaaatgatttgttgGCTATATCTCTAAATCTAAACAGAAAATCTCACACTCACATACGGAACAGGGTTTTTGAGTCAGCTTGTTTCTGAAATCATCCTACATTGAATGAATCAAATTGAATTGCACCTGCTGACAGGTGGTGATAACAGGCGCCGCAGACGTTTTAAACAAATTATACAATTACCTCAAAAATTCCTGAACACAAAGCCCCCATAGTTACCAGAATAGTCACTCGATAAGTTCAATACCCTTACCGTCCCACAGGAAAGCAAAAGACAGAACaagaagcaacaaaaaaactgacattatcATTGCCCTGTCAACCCGtgacgttctgggatgctgcaacAGTGATGTCAAAAAACGCACTTGGCggggtgacatcatggtgggaTACCctgacgtcaacaaaagcacgtgtGGTGGTATGAAGCAGCACGGTCCCTGTGTGCACATAACTGCGctgactgtcacaatggttgggtttaggcgaaagaggcacatggtaaggtgtagaaaacatgcacacacaggtcGCAAACTCTGGACTCCCTTACAAAAGTCGGTTGTTTATGGGACTCATCCACCAGCCCACCCCCCCGCCCTATGAGCAAACTCGCACTCTGTATAGTACGTGGTTACCGGCAGCACTTCAAGCGCATGCCGCTGGCTTTCTCCGGCCGTGctctcaagtgacgccacctgTGCGTGTTGCATGTTGATGCGTCCGCTGGTTCTGCCCGATCGTGTTATCACCTGacgcgtctgtgtgtgttacatttgttagatttttatgttttatcagattcctttctttctctcctctgtcctgtcCTTGTTTCCAGGAGCGCCATGCGCAGAGTCGCCGAGGTTATGAGTAAAGCTGACAGGAGAAAACATGACAAGTTCTCAAACCAGTTCAACTATGCCCTCAACTGACCTCAACCAGCCAACCATGGCTTCAAATGAAATGAGATGGACTGAATGCTTCTGTTAAagactttatttattgatgtgcACACATGCTGTATAGATCCGGAGTAAGAGATTAATATTGTTTCTTTGAACACTGTGATGCAGTGGTATGATTTTACTGCTGGTTCATCAGCTTTTAAGAAGGACAAATATACAGATATCAAACTGTACATGTACAGCTTCTGAGtcacaagaaacaagaaaatcactATTTCATATCCTTTTGTCTTATTTATCAGCCAAATTCTTCAATATTGCCTTTACACCAGCCATTTTTCATCATGTATAACTGaatttttacttgtgtttttctaatattttctaCTTGAGTGTGTTGTCTAGGACGATTAAATTCCTCAGcttcctgtgtttgttgtgacCTCTGCTTTGATTCAGCACACAGACCCGCAGATCCATACTGCCTGTGAGCAGGTTTGGGCAGGAAGTTACagaacccttagggcccgcttaatgttacacacactgGTACCACTCTTtgcacaaaatacactttttaaaatcaggccataaaaatattatacattattattttctactttcattaagtcatttttcaaccCACATCAGTCCTTatcaaatatatcaaatattcattaattttcagaatttaaccctttaaatgccatgtttttgtcatgacgccactatgtttttacatgggaaaaaaaaatatatatattttcagtatactacatgcaaatTAGATTTTATTATCTCAGCCTGGGATAtttcaatgatttgcagcatcATTGCTTGTGACAGTGGAAATAGTATGTATAGTggagaaaactgaaaaagtcatactataagttaaaataaaattttaaaaaactggaagaaaatgtcatagtatagcatgtcaaaaaaagaaaaaagtaatacaattgtatgaaaatttttttttttttaaaatatcccaAACTTTcagtaaagtgtgtaaaaaaaacactgtcagtgtagtgtgtctaaaatgaaaaaaaaaacataatctagTATGTTTAATAATCTAGTATATATAATCTACAAGTGAAACAAAAGTCATAGGAGTctatgtcaaaaaagtaatagtatgtcatgccaaaaaagtgttgccatgtaaaaaaatgaaataaaaaatgtcaaaaagataaaacagaaaaaaaaacatcgtaTAGCATCtctataaaacttttttaaaaaaaggtgtagTATAGTGTGTCTATAACCCTCATAGCATACTATGAGGGTTATAGACACACTAtactacacattttttttgttgaaaaaagtcagttttgaaaaaatgaaaaaaaatcatagtataacatgtcttaaaaa from Plectropomus leopardus isolate mb unplaced genomic scaffold, YSFRI_Pleo_2.0 unplaced_scaffold21540, whole genome shotgun sequence harbors:
- the LOC121965754 gene encoding UV-stimulated scaffold protein A-like; the encoded protein is MRDIEAATGEDLGSDRVGKKGKKGKKKKHPNLSDLKQRANTSRSRLEKKVLSKSAMRRVAEVMSKADRRKHDKFSNQFNYALN